The genomic DNA AGGTCAGTTGGTGTTGTATATGTTTTATGCTCTGAAATATTACCTCATGGAAATGTTTGaatctctctcactcactcactcactcactcactctctcacagcAAGCCGTGTGTGCTCCCAGCCGTACGTCCATGTTAACTAGTCGTAGACCAGACACCACCAGGCTCTATGACTTCAATTCTTACTGGAGAGTCCATTCTGGGAACTACACGACCCTTCCACAATACTTCAAATCTCAAGGGTACTTCACGATGTCTGTGGGCAAGGTGTTTCATCCAGGTGAGATTCATAATCTACATTTTTAATTTGGGTGATACAGCACAACTTTCAAGCATGTTGTATGCTGGTTATGCACAGCAACAAATTCAGGAAGGCATACAGAAATCCCAGCTGAATGGTTTCCACTGAAACCGCAGTGAGAAGCGCATATTTACCTCAAGCTCCAAATGAGCCCGAGCTGCATTATTTTGAGAAGAACCCAATCTGCATGAAtcaaatcaaactttatttatatagcactttttactaagtgctttacatcaagtgctttacataaaaaagaaaaggaaaacaataacTCCAAAAATGCCATGCCTCCCCACCCCCATCTGCAGAGCAGTACATGAGTACTAAAAATTACACATGATTACAATAATAcagtaccaatacaataatgaaTGGCTACAATGTGAACGCACGCAAACTTCTGCTCGTTTTCAGCCCGAAAGTGGATCAGCTGCCGGGTTTCCTccggcgtccctgtgtgtgatACAGGATGGTAAATGTAAAGCATGTATCGAGGTCTCCAAAGCAAGTAGTGTTATGCACTGATGTCAAATGAAATTCGCTGCtaatggagtttagttaacaCTGTAGACATGCATGGAGTCCATTCAAAGCCGAAAAATTCGGGACTGTTGTGCAAGTTAGCGTAGCAAACTAgtgatttttaaacatttcagttACGAACATGGTTGCAAATATATATGTACAGGACTGTGTAtagcacaaaacaagacttttgtaatttttgtgtgtgtgtgtgtctcaaacACTTGGAGTTGAGTCAATAAATAACAACTAAAAGGATATACTATAAATTAAAGGAAAGACtattatacagtaaatatagaAAAGCCTGTCTAAACAAAGAAgtgaaataaaatcaataaaaacataaaagaataGTTAATAAAGAAGATTAAAAAATTTGGAGTGaagataaataaaattcaatgaaaagcttaaaggtccactgtgtaggaatttctcccatctagcggtgaaacagtattttgcattcaaatgaatagtgctctctagcgcCTTGCTGTTTCAAATGCATGTTGCATCTACGGTAGCtgttatgtaccaagaagctatgacGGCATGTCTTAAATTTTCGCTTTTTTGGCAACGgggattccttctcctgtggcttGGCATAAGTTATGATCCTCAattatgaactaaagtgcagtgcaggctttcaaatttgccggggCGGTGACCATCGCttctcactgatctccttctctgtttcagctggtaaagtcagctataaactatAGCAATAAAATTATCCATAATATAGTTTTATGTTACACACAGCTGgtcgaaatggcagagttttagtCGTCCCTGTGTTTCGGCCTTAAGAGAcatcacctgtttcaacagctaATAGCGGTGTCAGCTTGTAAAGTCAGCTACAATCAAAGGATCTGCGAACCTGAGGCTTCTAGAGGGCTTGTAGGCTGAAAGCAGATGTGCTAAATAATTAGGGCCAAGACTATTCagagcttcaaaaaccaaagaattttttttaatccattcTGAAGCACACCGGCAGAATGAATTGGTTTACTCTCAGTCTGTCCATCCGATTGTATAATGTAACACTGGTTgtgttgtatttcttttctttaggTATTGCCTCCAACCACACTGATGACTACCCTTACAGCTGGTCCATCCCTGCGTACCACCCAGCTTCGTTTAGATATGAGAAAGAAAAGGTGTGAATAGGAAAAAGTCCTCATGTAATTAATGACCAAAATGATGATGTGTGGCAGAAAAATGCTGCGTTACTCCGTATAATTCTTtaacattgtatgatttacaattactcttgAACGTATCGTCTGTCGTTTTCTGTGTTTTGatggaagttagagtaactacaGGGGTCAAAGGCAATATGACACTGTTGAGATGACCAAACAACACCTGTCATTgattaaaattacagatttctctGACTTTGAACATGGTTGGAAACATTTGTAATAGTGCAAGTACACAAGTAAAAACATAGGTTTAGGCATTTTTACTATTTACATGGTGTTCTTGTTGATGCATGAGCTGTAATATTTTTCCAATTTGCATGCATAGTTCCATTTTATCCGTGTATAACATGGGGAAAGAAACTGAAATGCAGCATCTTTTTTTCCCAGGGAAAAATCATGCTGGACACCCAGTTCAAAATGCTGCAAATGTATAGATATTGCAATACTTTGATCAGTGGGCCATAGGCTCAATCACTATTGTGTTACCTTGTTCAGCGATAAAGAgtgacttaaaggtgctgtaggtagggttgtgaagatccaggacttagccaaaaaatttggctaagtagaactacatgaagcaggtcaaatccaccgctccctgttcagatgcgccaatcagggccagggggggtgttaACCACTTAACACTCATTCATTCGCTTCGACTTAGCCAAATTTTTTTTGCCTAAGCAaattatgttgtcagttaattgtagcgttgaccggcatgtcagactgacctgccggtcatggccgagcatgTGAAAACCAATTCTGGTCTATTGGTGCATCTTTATTATTAGACGTAGAAGCTCTGAGGTTTACTCCTTAAGTACTGAAAttaggtattgaatgacgatGTATTgttcgatactttagaggcaattcggtcggtgcctaaagtTAGGAATTCTCTACCCAGCCCTAGAACTCAATGTGTCCTCCCACGTGGCATAAGTTTAGCACACCGGCCAACAGAATCTGAAGATGGAAACTGACATGTACATCTCAGCAGGAATTGTACACAAACcttactttttaataattttgtaTTAAAACCTTGTTTCCAGATGTGTAAAGGAGAGGATGGTGAACTCCACGCCAACTTACTGTGCGCAGTGAATGTGACCGAGCAGCCTGGGGGAACCCTCCCTGACATGGAGAGCACAGACGAGGCGGTGAGATTACTGAAGACTCGGGCCAACGACGACGTTCCTTTCTTCTTGGCTGTGGGCTTTCACAAACCACACATACCCTTCAGGATACCACAGGTACATGACTTAATATCAACGCCAGTCAGACCCTCGGTACACCGCTTGATATGTGACGTGCATCAATGTTAGATTATAGATAATAGTTGTATTGTGAAAACCTGTATTGATATTAGCTGCAGGTGCCTGTCTAAAAACCTTTTTATGTGTAATAGGGGTGAAAATAGAAATCGAAAATCATATGTAtaaggggggggggcgggggtttcacaacaattttttaaaatcgatttcttttccctagaatctatttatttttaccaatgattAAGCTAAATATTTTCTGCTTATACGGTACCGCTGACGGCGACTACATATCAGTTTCCATCAAAACGGGccaaaagcagaaaatgcagaagatccatgttatgtacttctttaccaatgaaataaatgtctgactgcattttctttttttattataaagaaaacaattagttttttagaaatgtctcaggATATACCGTATTCTCTCTAGAAGTGTATCACCAccttagcctggtcctaccagactctggtccatttcatttgtacagagagtctggccactctccattgacaagtgttaacttccttgaaggcgggtactctcaagtttaaaactattggatctgcccagagccactctggatctgccataaccaatcgctaacgtttggtcgtgatgtCAGCTTAGCATtgctagcgttcgccttagccaactccttcaccactaacggagcgaacTGGAAAGTCAAACTGTTCCCGAAGCCCGTGGGCAGGAGGACCACAACATCATCAGCAAAGGTTGTTCtcgctcgggctttaacttctggatattcgccagcgttgccacaacggattGAATGGCTtcactcgcatctttctccgccaccattacggaactacaactcaaactagcgcatgTCACGActtcaacgtcatcgttctcagccactccctctgttcgctgattggaccggtaaagattggCAGGAGAAAACCCGCGAATATACCGTaaacccagacgtagtactgaagggaaatgaaaattgagcggaggTACGTAGGAGGGCTATCGCCACcaatgtatcgtgaaagaatgaaatcgggacaaaagcatatcgtcctaGCCTTGGTGTATAAGATGCTGGAGCAAGTTTATTTATTAACACAATTCTTAAATCCGCTGTGGAAATGCTTGATCTCTGTCTGAGCCACAGTTTGAGACCGTATTGGTCAATGGTGCCATTTGTTCGTCTCTTTGCAGTGCGTTGTAAAAGAGTAATGCATGGCGAATCCTTCTCCTGTCAGGTGATCATATGCTGTAGATGTGTTAACCTGCTTTCTTGTGCAATAACAGCCTGCCTCAGTACACTTGAAAAGATTGTCCATTCACTGCCTTTTCAATGCCCTAAGCTGTATGATACACTTTGGTAATCTTATAAGAAATGTGTAACCATTTTGTCACACTGTTGGGATGAACTTTCATTGGTTACTGTGAATGAGCGGTTTACTAGCATTGGTGGTCATGCACATCTAACGGGAGCTACGTGACTTGATAATGCTGTCTGTGAAGAGCCCTTGTCAACCTTGACTGATGAGTTGCAGACCATAGCCAGACTCAGACATCTTATAGTTGAAAATTAAACCTGTCACTGTCTGGTGGACAAATTATGTGATGGACACATTTCTAAATGACCTAAACCATATATTTGGCATTCCTGTACTTTTTAATCTATCTGCTGACCTGTCAGTTTAGCTCTATTGCAAAACCATGAGTTGAACCCCAAAGGTCTGCAAACACcatctcactcactcactcactcactcactcggATGCAACTATTCTTCTGGTAGAATCTGAATCTCTGTAATGCTCATTCATGATGACAGACGTTCACTGACTGGGATGCATTATACAATTCACTTAGTCCCCGGCCCCTGTACTTGTAGAGTGGAAAAGTGAAAGTCTTTGTCCTGCTGCAAGAGGCCGTTTTGCTTGACAGTGCGGTTGTAGACAAAGACTTGAGTCTTGGAGGACCATGATTTTCACAAGATGAGGGACTGAGCAAATGATGCCAGAGCGTGAGAATGAATGATGGGGTTAACATGGAGGATGTGgagaccaggggcctgtttcacaaaagcagaatatataaatccaggataactgataaagcgaggcttgacctagtctaatctgtgcatcctggcttggtgcgtttcacgaagtccaagccaggctgaggaggagcgactaggttgagctGGGCTGAactaattcagatagatgcgcgtccacggctttcctcaaaagaccgcgaggtcgatcacagatttactgatgccaacatggagaatacgcattgtacatactttatacagagtgagcagcagaagataatgttactcaggaaatttacaatgaagatcaattttctacaacgctagaatatgatgtgtaaatatctctttcactctgttcctccctctctctcatgggctaaaatgtaagtttcctaagtcattaacttccactgctcgcttttaacgCAAAGTGTACAattgttcgtttttgcaaatgaaaatgtatatttttagactatcattcagttggtccgctattatctgccacactttttctcacgtttcattttttttaaatttttttttttttatagaggcagagtttccttctacatattatatgccttactccctgtatatatggacatagaaaataaagacattgaagaaattggactctaaaatctagaaactatgaagataattaagtgataaattccatgcacacttacatgaatggaacagagtgatattcatcagttatttccccccaaatataaggtcaaaaaccattgaggtgtcctctccctgttgttccatgaatgtacagtagcctatatcactagatagttactggtccagtgaactaagactatcatttgggaggattgtacaattagtatatgttcttaaattgtacattcctcccaaattatattcccagttttactggacaacataaattgtgctaaaaatgccaaatacaatgcacatggaagtggaacaaacatgatccttattgttaaagaataaaaaaaaaaattaatccactaaaataattcaaggtgcattggtcaactatagaaatgtacagcattgtatataTTGctcttagtaacagacttcatttaaaacacatttgaaattttatcagccttttctaattatctcaacaactgccataatatattcatcaaacttctaacaacaatatgaacagcagtcttcatacagcaatataacagtaacaatgactgtcacttgaataattgtaaataaaaaaaataatggtcacaactttaaataataactgtACTTAAAATAAACTGCAAAATGCACcagttgtattttaatccaggctgatgaTGACAAtggggtaaaaccactgctgggtgatcagaaaaggctccaggattaaataaatcctggctgttagcctggccaggagcaggctagctgtacagaataaatctccatggtgatttatgtgcctccgctttcgtgaaaccgaatcaaggcttaattcatccaggataactgggaaatcccggcttaatcccttatcttggttttgtgaagcAGGCCCCTGGGGCCCTTATTGCAGAGGCTTCTGAACCTGCCCatcttgtttttgtttggtAACCATGCTAATAAGGGTTAATAcctgatttatatatatataaaaaaaaaaaaagctattacAGATGAACAGTTCCTAAGTCAATGTTCCAGGCCTAACTTAAACATGCAATATGTAATttggcagggggggggggccctATGGCTCCGCTGTGGTGGCATAATTTTGGCCAGACGCGGGCTCATGGAGACCAATAATGTTATTTCTCCTGGTCGGAGGACTGCTCGTTTTGATGAAAATGAGTTTGCAGCTCGTTGTTAACCTTGCTACTTTAAGAAAGATGCATCGTCTGTGATTTAATAACCTTTCGCTATAGAGAATTGATCCCAAAAGTTTGAATCTGTAAATATTTTTCTAATTTTGCTTAGGTTTTATAAAACCGAGAgcacagattattttttttatttttttttttattattaatccgCTGACCCCAGGGGGCTCTGtaaatttcacacacttttgcgtcaccatatgcacgcagatttctcCCCCAAAATGATCGTCTAAACACCGAATAACAAGTGAGAATGCAACGCtgcttttgcgttttctcttgatcgtttccgtctaaacatagcctaagCTACGTAGGCCTGTATGcaaatacagtatttatatagtgtATATGTGTACCTGTTTTCACGGAACATCCTTTAGAAACCGGTTGCTTGCATATTACAGGAGTACCTGGGTCTATATCCCATAGAGCAAATGACTCTGGCCCCTGACCCCAATGTCCCTCAACTCCTTCCACCTGTGGCCTACAACCCCTGGACGGACGTGAGGAAGAGAGACGATGTCCAAAAGCTCAACATTAGCTTCCCATATGGACCAATTCCTAAAGACTTCCAGGTATGAACTGGCTGCTctcacactttttttaaaccatttataACTTGGTTTCCATGTTGCTGCTCCCTGAAATATTCATACACTAACAGTGTTCTGTGTCATGTCTTCCAGCTGCGTATCCGTCAGCACTATTACGCTGCGGTGTCTTACATGGACGCTCAAGTTGGCCGTCTGCTCCGTACTCTGGATGAGCTGGGGCTGACCAACAGCACTATGGTGGTGTTCACCTCAGATCATGGTCTGTAGAGTTGGATATCTTTTCAAAACACTgacaggttttatttttttccaaatatttATTGAAATAACTCCGTTatcacagtgtttcctctatgtggatttgaccgtggcggccccccacggcaacatttctgccccccacggtatcagaaatagggctgcattgttagagtgcatgtcggagaatagcagaaaaagggagaaaggaaaaagacgCTGTCCGGATGATaagccagttgagatggtgtgtgcatgtatgtccttgagaactgtaagtcgtataactcagttcatttaagccaggtcttgcaaatttaaattaactGGTGATATTCGTtgtaaattgcacgtggctgttgattcgatataATGGCGATTGCTCAACACCCTTGCTCACGtttattttaggtgcattatttacatgctgaagtagttacactgcattaagataatgtaattaatagtgagtttatttttatttgctacagaatatGAATATaggtcaagatcaaagttggcctatgtagtaactcaaaaaatacagttcaattgcaactgaaaatatgcctcattgtgtgtgtgaatagaggtgaataaatatttgtttgtgttgcagcgaactGTCAGTTCCGTTTCGGGGGGGTGTTCGGACTtgtcctaaaggaaacactgcatcAGGCTCTCAGTGCTCTCAATTATTTAGGAAGTAGTAGTAATTGCAGAGTTGTGGCAGCTTTGCTTATTTCACCACCAGATGGCAGTGTTGTAACAGCATATTGTGCCGTTGGCTCCTTCCACAGTTTTGCTGTACTCTTACAAACCCAGCtctttctttcactttctccttttttttttttttttttttttttttaaactttgtgaCTCGGAAACTCAATTTCTTTTAATGTCTCCTTCAGTGTAGGACGCTGCAGTGAATCCTTTCCACGACTGTTTGATAGTACACTGTGGAGCTTAATCAAATGCCATCACTTTCAAATATTAGATGACTGGGAATCTGTATCTACCATGTTATTTTATGCTAtagattttacagtttttttttatttctaacattCTTTTTAAACTAACATCATTCTTATCGCTCTTTGTCCCCCCATGTTGCAGGATGGTCACTAGGAGAACACGGCGAATGGGCTAAATATTCAAATTTTGATGTGACGACACAAGTCCCTCTCATCTTCTTCGTTCCTGGGGTCACCACATGCGATGAGCTGCCAGAGTCCATCTTTCCCTTTATCGATCCCCTCACCCAATCGCAGCCCATCTTTAAGAGTAAGGCCCCTTCACTGACAACACGTTACCATTGATTAACGCAAAGCCTGTACAATCCTTCAAGACACCGAAGGGAACTCAAGTTTGATTTATTATTCATGGTCCTAATTcctctttaaaaatgtgttaaaacatttattattatgCCAACTTGACTTTAATGAAGTCTTTGATTTACGCAGAGCTCCCAAAAGTATTTAGACAGGAATACACTTTGATATTTTGCCTTGGACAGTTTTCTTACTTCAAGTGCAAATGGTGCAATGATGATGAAATGAAAGAGCAGGGTATCTAGTACATTTCAGTGGATATCGTGACTAATTTGCATCGGTGGCTATGTAAGACTTTCTCTAATTGGCtgacctttctttttttctttctttctttctctctcttcagttGACCAAGTTATAAGAAACATGGTGGAGCTGGTGGATGTTTTTCCTACAGTCTCCTACATGGCTGGCCTCGGAGCACCTCAACCTTGTCCTGACATTtccttccaggtatgaatggaTGAAAATGAGCGCATTTATTCAATCTAGTAGTTGTCACTTAAAGTGACCGTAGGTAACTTgtcagaaataaatgaaataaacttgTCATATTTGCTCAAAACTGTCACTATATCCTGACAGTGCTACATGATCTGTGAAAATGTTAcgttcctctgcctcctcctgatgCTCCTAATGGCTTACGGAAAACGACAAATTGGAGTCGAAGAGTCGCCAATGCATTGTCAACGACTTATTTTATAGCTTCACGGCacactaaaatatgtttctgaaaacatttgaggtgAGAAATAGGCAATACAATAACAGAATCTCGATTCGTATTTAATCAGCGCTGCCTGGTTTTACAGTCTGACTGCAGTTTGCCAGCAGTCACTGATGCAGCTTTAGAGACTCCTCGGCTCCGATTGGTTCTCTTcgtgtgtgttttaaaatgcACTGAAAGCTATGATTCTACCTTAAACTGGATTTTTGTCTCAACCACAGTGGCAAAGTTTACTGTGTTGCATTTTTTATTAGTGGTGGcatcaggggcgattctaggattaGACTTTTAGGGGgtctcagcccctaatgagaatgtgatacagtgcatgcaaaagtgttaaaacCCCCACCccgctaaatcagtaatttcattagccaATAATCTCTGAGCTAAATACTGAACAACGTCTGCTGATGTTTTTTTGACACTAACACTCGATacaggggtgggaatcaccagaggcctcacgatacttATGCcgcgatacgatattattgcgattttaaacatattgcaatattctgcaacatattgcaattcattaacttttttccaacttcaaaagGAAACTTTCTCAACATCTGTttaatctaaaaagatacatttctgtttgttcatctcacttcaattgtattgctgcacaatcagattgtcaagcagacaaactgaccaacacatacatAATAAAAGATCCATACTTTTATTATGTGTATGATACAGTATTTCCACGGAACATATTGCGAtgctatgctgtatcgattttcttTTCTCCCACCCCTAattaacactatgatggaactaaacctgacactttataagcgggcgccatcttggaaaaacCGTCATGACCAGTCAaacgctgtgtttgagctatgttactggttgcacggcgttcgactggtcatgactgttttccaagatggcgcccgcatgaAAACGTGAGCGCTACTGTCATTtctaaactcttttttttttttttttaataaacagtCTGTTCACTTACAAAATCCTCAGTGCTTTGGTTTACATCTAATGAGCCTCATTATGCtgccgtggaagtgtggtgctattttgaaccttgttagtggtgtagaaatagagatttaccctctgccccgaaagctaaTGTCAGAAGCTGATCACtggtttgcgctagcttgtttcaagctagagacccatttgattagcatgaaaacatatcccagagaacggtcgactcggtagttgtcattgtgagcatgctgatgttagcatttggCTGCAAGTAGAGCCTCACAGatcagctagcatggctgtagactgtcTTTTATTTAAACTTATTTAAACCTCAGAAGTGGGATTCGCAATGTAATTCAGTCTCGGTAACTTTGACTGAGCTTGTTGAAATCTTGAGTTGAAACAATGTTTTCATGTCATTTCCTGTACTTCGCTTCCCTACAAACTGCAGCACAGGAACAGAACTGGGACCTTCAGGTGCCTTTTGTACAGTTGGTTCAAACGGCCTTGTATTAACATTGCCAAACAAAATGAATGGAGAAGTAAACACTTGATAAACAAGCCCGATACAAATGTCATCTAATGGACTCTTGACATTCATTTCCTTTTTActcttgcttttttttatttatttttttatttttttctctatcTTGCTTTCAGAAGGAGTTGTGTACAGAAGGAAACAACCTGGCCTACACCTTCCAACAGCAAGAACAACGACGGGATGAGGAAGCCCTAGCTTTCAGCCAGTACCCTCGACCTGCTGATACACCACAGGTAGCAGGCGGGagtttttttttgaaaagccAGTTTTCAAAAAGCCAGCTTTCATGAGCTGTCTAAGGGTTAAATCCTTTATTATTCCCGATCATTCAGAAAGCAGGCATAGCCTTCTAAATAAAATGTCACACTGTTACTTTAAATGAATGGAGTTTGTACAGTAGTAGGGGCTGctcaatatgaggaaaatatgttgttgaatatcgcgataacgatatttcTAGTGACCGATAGTGTACTccgttctgcatttctgctgccttCAGTATTctgcttgttgaattaaaaaCGCACAAAAGGAAATCTGTTCCAAACttgttttattgaacaaatcgaacaatatgttgaatataaaaggccccactgatagatagatatacattttttttttttaattaattccaTTTtttaagtgcagttttctactgatcgTCTTTCAACTAACAAAAGTCGGAGTGTGTATCGTggtatgtcgcagcctttcgcaatGAGTTTATTGCGCctgttgatattgcgatgatgcTAAAAGGACGATATATTGTGCCGCTCTATTTTGAAGAGGCAGCCGTAGATTTGACAGCACTGCAGAAAGGTTtttaaggctacatttacacttcTACCCTTTCATTTTTGAGGTGCCGTTTTAGCGACCGGAGCAGAACTAATCTCATCCATATTAACCCTGTTGTCCAAGGgtctaatttgacccattttcaaaaagtttctatatcagaactttggatttctttcaacaaaaatgtcaaaacaaaataacatggatgattccatacaacgctcttcacaagttaaataaatgatcagttcactactttcattgaatttgggtgttttattcaatcttatagcatttgaagaaaaattgATGTTTGAACATtgaaaaatgtctgaaaaggggggaaaaaaatcgacaaaCATTGGATAATGTGAAAATTTCAGTAAAAGTGAAACGCCGAGGGGAAAGCGAAAGTGTCAAAAGACAACCAAAAagtttatttatcatttttttttttttttgttttttttcacattttgacccagaaaaacaaagttgcgtggttgacgggaagataacacaagggttaacacgtctgacaacacatatcacatgaccacTGGCATACACTGGGCATGTGTGTAAACATGAAGTTGATTGTCTGTCTGACATTACTCTGCAGTCCAAAATCATGGATGtaatactttggagaaagaacaatgGCCAAGAGTAAG from Perca fluviatilis chromosome 10, GENO_Pfluv_1.0, whole genome shotgun sequence includes the following:
- the ids gene encoding iduronate 2-sulfatase isoform X1, yielding MKDSVVSLVFSIQSKMFKWVQIWLLLTVLHTLARAVVPRRERRNVLFIMADDLRTSLGCYGDSVVKSPNIDQLASKSNVFLSAYAQQAVCAPSRTSMLTSRRPDTTRLYDFNSYWRVHSGNYTTLPQYFKSQGYFTMSVGKVFHPGIASNHTDDYPYSWSIPAYHPASFRYEKEKMCKGEDGELHANLLCAVNVTEQPGGTLPDMESTDEAVRLLKTRANDDVPFFLAVGFHKPHIPFRIPQEYLGLYPIEQMTLAPDPNVPQLLPPVAYNPWTDVRKRDDVQKLNISFPYGPIPKDFQLRIRQHYYAAVSYMDAQVGRLLRTLDELGLTNSTMVVFTSDHGWSLGEHGEWAKYSNFDVTTQVPLIFFVPGVTTCDELPESIFPFIDPLTQSQPIFKIDQVIRNMVELVDVFPTVSYMAGLGAPQPCPDISFQKELCTEGNNLAYTFQQQEQRRDEEALAFSQYPRPADTPQMNSDLPDLKDIKIMGYSLRCWDYRFTLWLAFNPKTFQLNISDVHAGELYMLADDPGQDNNVYSDFLSGEMLTKMASLPRTVSLRKRMRLQLLYLSAGRKTGRRKA
- the ids gene encoding iduronate 2-sulfatase isoform X2 → MKDSVVSLVFSIQSKMFKWVQIWLLLTVLHTLARAVVPRRERRNVLFIMADDLRTSLGCYGDSVVKSPNIDQLASKSNVFLSAYAQQAVCAPSRTSMLTSRRPDTTRLYDFNSYWRVHSGNYTTLPQYFKSQGYFTMSVGKVFHPGIASNHTDDYPYSWSIPAYHPASFRYEKEKMCKGEDGELHANLLCAVNVTEQPGGTLPDMESTDEAVRLLKTRANDDVPFFLAVGFHKPHIPFRIPQEYLGLYPIEQMTLAPDPNVPQLLPPVAYNPWTDVRKRDDVQKLNISFPYGPIPKDFQLRIRQHYYAAVSYMDAQVGRLLRTLDELGLTNSTMVVFTSDHGWSLGEHGEWAKYSNFDVTTQVPLIFFVPGVTTCDELPESIFPFIDPLTQSQPIFKIDQVIRNMVELVDVFPTVSYMAGLGAPQPCPDISFQELCTEGNNLAYTFQQQEQRRDEEALAFSQYPRPADTPQMNSDLPDLKDIKIMGYSLRCWDYRFTLWLAFNPKTFQLNISDVHAGELYMLADDPGQDNNVYSDFLSGEMLTKMASLPRTVSLRKRMRLQLLYLSAGRKTGRRKA